A window of Adhaeribacter arboris genomic DNA:
TTATTGCTGCTACCGACTTGGTAAACCCCGAAGGCCGTACTGTCATACGGTTTAAGGTACCTGAGAAAAAAGGCGATTATCCGTATGTCTGTACCTTCCCAGGCCATTGGCGCATCATGAATGGTGTCATGAAAGTAATTTAATACATTTGATTCAATCTAAAATAACCCGGTAAGTTTAAAAACTTACCGGGTTTACCTCTCCTGCTTAAAAATTTCTGTATGTCATTAAATGTAAAATTCGGTGTAAGCACTTGGCTCTGGACGTCACCTTTTGATTCAGAAACGCTGGCTTTATTTCCCAAAATTAAATCTATGGGTTACGATGTCGTGGAGATACCCGTAGAAGATACGAGCCTGATAGATGCTGCCAAGTTAAAAGCAGCACTGGAAGCAAATGGCTTGGAAGGTCTTATTTGCGGTGCTTTTGGTTCTACCCGGGATTTAACCCACGAAGACGAACTTTACCAACGCAACAGCATCGAGTACATTACCCAATGTTTTCAGATTTCCCAAGTCATTGGTTGTTCGTTTGTATCTGGGCCCATGTATTCGGCGGTAGGTAAAGCTAGATTAGTTTCGCCGGAACAAAAGAAAATAGAATGGGAACGGGCCGTAACCAATCTGCAGAAAGTGTGCGAAATAGCCGAACAATACGGCCAGGCCATCGCCCTGGAACCCATCAACCGTTTCGAAACCGACTTAATAAATAATGCCGAAGACGTGATGCAGTTAATCCACGACATCAACCATCCTGCCGCCCAGGTTTCCCTGGATGGTTTCCACATGAACATCGAAGAACCGGATATCGAGAAAGCCATTCTTTTAACGGGCGATAAATTACGGCACGTACAGGTATCGGAAAATTACCGCGGTACGCCAGGAACCGGTCAAACCCGCTGGGATGCTTTCTACCGCGGATTGTCTGCCATTAATTACCAGGGCACCGTGGCTATTGAAAGTTTTACCCCCAACGTAAAAGAACTGGCCGGAGCCGTCTGTATCTGGCGCCCTCTCGCCGAAAGCCAGGATGGTTTTGCTTCGGAAGGTATTCAATTTTTAAAAAAATGGGCCAGAGGGGAAGAAAAGGTTAAGCAGGAAGATGGTATTGCTAGTGCTTTGGTTGGGAGATAAAGTTTTGTTTGCATAGTAGCGGCCATTGCTTTAGCTGGCTATAGCTGAATATTGTTCGCATAGCTAGATAAGTAGCTTTATTGCTTAGTGCAGTTGTTTCATCGCTCAGGTATTTGTTCTTTTTGTCTTGACACAAAAAGAACCAAAAAAGTCAAGACGCTAAAAACTCGCTGAACGCTCGAACAGTTTAGCGTCATTCTTTGCACCGGGCTGAAGCTATCTGTTGCATAGCAAGCTGGAAAATTTTAAAATTTCGGTGTCATTCAGGAGGAACCTATTTAGCTACGTAGCCAAATAGGTTCCTCCTGAATGACACTAATAAATAAAGAGGCTTAATTGAGTTATAAAGTAAAAGTTTTATCTATCTACACTGATTAAATTAAGCATTCTTCTATTCTAAATGAATGAGATAAGCCGCAGCTAAGCATAAACGACATCAGTTTGGCTGTGGAGGGCCTTCTAAGCTTCCGGTGCGCAGCATTCCGAGGAACGAGGAAAGGAAGCTTAGACCAGCCCGGAAGAGCCAAACGAGGCCCGCCGGCCACGAGGCGAACTGGTTACTTATCAAACTAGATAGCACTCCAGCATGGAGACGGGAACCGGCTCCAAAGAACAACTTAGAAAACCGAAAACGAACTGATTTCAAAAATTATAAAAACTATGACCCAACAAAAAATCAAAGTAGCCATTGTCGGCCTTGGTTTCGGAGCCGAATTTATTCCTATTTATCAGAAGCATCCAAACGCCATTATGTATGCTATTTGTCAGCGGAATGAGGAAAAACTGCATGAAATAGGAAACGCTTTCGGCATAGAAAAACGCTACACCGATTACGCCGAGTTGTTAAAAGACTCGGAAGTAGATGCTGTTCACATTAACACGCCTATTCAAAGCCATGCCGAGCAATCGTTAGCCGCTTTGCGAGCGGGTAAGCACGTGGCCTGTACCGTGCCTATGGCTACAACCGTAGAGGAATGTCGCCAGATTGTAGAAGCTGTAAAAGAAACCGGTAAAACCTACATGATGATGGAAACGGTTATCTATAGCCGCGAATTTTTGTTCGTAAAAGAGCTATACGAGAAAGGTGAGCTGGGCAAGTTGCAATTTATTCGCGCTTCGCACCAACAGGAAATGGCCGGCTGGCCGGGTTATTGGGAAGGGCTGCCTCCCATGCATTACGCTACCCATTGCGTCGGTCCAGTGTTAGCTTTACCTAAAGCGCAAGCCGAATATGTATCGTGTTTTGGTTCTGGCCGCATCGACGAAAATTTAATTTCAAAATACGGTTCGCCATTTGCCATTGAATCTTGCCACATTAAACTAAAGGATTCTGATTTATCCGCGGAAGTAACCCGTTCTTTGTTTAATACGGCGCGGCAGTACCGCGAAAGCTTTGATGTGTACGGGTCTAAAAAATCGTTTGAATGGACTTTAATTGAGCACGAAGACAATGTGATTCATACCGGCGAAACCCCGAAGAAAGTAAAAACACCAGACTACGCGCATTTATTACCTCAGGAAATCCAATCGTTCACCCAGCAAGGCGTTTACGACTCTGACGAGCACCAGCATTTATCTTTTATTCAGGGTTCCGGCCACGGTGGTTCGCACCCGCACCTGGTCCACGAGTTTTTAACGGCTTTAGTTGAAGGTCGCGAGCCTTACCCAAATGCTCAGCAATCCGCTAATATTACCTGCGTAGGTATTCTGGCCCACGAATCAGCTATGAAAGGCGGCGAAATTATGCGCTTGCCGGATTTTACACTGGCTTAACTGTTTCATAAATTTATTTTAATCCCGCTATCAGGTAAAATCTCAGCCTGGTAGTGGGATTTTTTTAAATTCTAATTATTTGAAACCTACTAGCACTATCCTATAGAATTATAGATAAAAATTTTGGCTTTTTATATTATCTTCCGAGGACATCATTTTAACGAGTTTAGCCTACGGAACCTTCTGCCCTTAATTTTAAGATTATTCAGATACCGTTCAAAAGAAAATACCGGTTTTGTTGCCAGAAAACGTTTAGATTCGCATAGAACCTGAAATTTTGCTCATGACTGCCGTATCCCAAGTAAGTGCCCGTTTAGAGGCTTCCCGACGCGATTTACTCGATTTAAGTTTACGCAATCCGCTCCTGAATTACCGGCCTCTGCAAGCCAAAGGCGTAGAAATTGTAAACGAAATACCCGCCGAAGTGTACCGCTTGCTCGTGTTGGAAGGTAAAGCCATGACCTTTCTGCCAATTGATAGTAAAACGGCCAATAGCTTATTGGATAAGATGCCGAGCTCACCGGAAAATGGAAAGAGTGCTGTTGAGCCATTAACCCTTACCCCGGCCCAAACCGATAACAAACTGCAAACCCGGGAAACCACGCCTAAACTGGAAAACCGTTTATTGCAGACGTATCATGCGGCGCGCCTGTTTGTAGAAGAACAAGGCGTCAATATTTTGTACCTGACATTAGGTGCGCTTACCTGGTACGAAGCCGGCAATAATGACGATGCCCGGCAAGCACCGTTGCTGCTGATACCCGTAGATTTGACTCGTTCTTCGGCACGAGAGCGGTTTCAATTGCGTTATACCGGCGGCGAAGTGGGCGAAAATTTATCCTTGATTGCTAAAATGAAGGCTGATTTTGGTTTACAGATTCCTGAACTGCCGGACACCGACGAAGTAGATGTAACCGGCTATTTTGACGAAGTCTGGAAAGAAATTGTGGGTCGCCAAGGCTGGCTAATTAATTCTACGGCTATTGCACTGGGCTTTTTCTCTTTCGGGAAGTTTATGATGTACAACGACCTAGATACCGCTAACTGGTCTGATGAAACTTCCCCTGCCAATCACCCGTTGCTGCAAGCTTTGCTGCACGAAGACGGCTTTCAGGAACCCGCCCCACTTATTTCCGACGAAGATCCCCTCGACCCGCATTTGAATCTTGCTGAGGTTCGCCAGGTAGTAGATGCTGATTCGTCGCAAACCTTAGCCATTCTGGATGTAAACCAAGGTCGGAATTTAGTTATTCAAGGTCCGCCCGGTACCGGTAAATCTCAAACCATTACCAATCTTATTGCAGAAGCTATTGGGAAAGGCAAGACGGTATTGTTTGTCGCCGAAAAAATGGCCGCTTTGGAGGTAGTAAAAAGGCGTTTAGATAAAGTAGGTTTAGGCGAAGCTTGCCTGGAATTGCACAGCCATAAAACCAATAAAAAAGAAGTAACCAAAGAACTCGCCCGCACCTTGGATTTAGGAAAGCCGAAGGTGAAAGAACAGGAAAGTGAACTGAACTTATTGGTGCAGTTACGCGAACGCTTGAACAGCTACTGCGAAGCAGTAAACAAGCCTATCGGCCAAAGTGATTTAACTACTTACGACGTATATGGCCAGCTTTTACAACTACGAAAGCAATATCCACAGGCAGACTTACCCCGATTTGCCTTACCTGCCCTGCTAACCTGGTCGCGTGATGAGTTTCGCCGGCGCGATGCGCTAATTCAGGAATTACAAGCCCGTTTAAAACAACTGGGGGAGCCTAAAAAATTAATTTTCTGGGGCAGCCAACGCAAGCAGTTACTACCTGCCGAGGAAAACCAGATAACGCAAGCCTTAGAAGGTACTCGCCAATCCATAACTGCCCTACAACCGAATGCCCAGCAATTATCCATAATTGTAATGGTACCCCTGCCAACCAACTATACTGAAACGGCTGCGTTGAGTGCGTTAGTACATCGCTTGCTCCGTAGTCCTAATTATGCGGGCGTTCCGGTAAAATCAAGCAACTGGTTGATACAACAAACTGAGCTGGAGCAACTGCTTACCGCAGGTAAATCCTACGCTACCATCCAGGCCCAATTCCAGGATAAGCTGCTGCCGGAGGCTTGGGCGGCTACAACCGAAGCTTTAGAAATCCGGGAAAATTTAATGGCTTACGGTGAGAAATGGTGGAAATTCTTATCGGGTGCTTACCGAAAGAGTAAAAAAAAGTTGGCCGGATTAAGCAAAACAGTTCTACCGGATACCACCAATGAGCAACTAAAACTAATAGATGCAATACTGGAAGCGAATCGCCAGTTAAAAATTATTCATCAGCACCAGGAATTAGGGCAGGCAACTTTCGGGAAACAATGGCGCAGCGAACGCTCAGATTGGCCGCATTTCATTACTATCCAAAAGTGGCTTACCGAAATATATCAGGATATTGCCAGCCAAATCATTCCCAAAGCAGTTCTCGATTTTCTGGCCGGTGAACCAAACTTAACTTCTTTACAACCAAACTTACAGCAACTAGAGCAACATCTCCTGAATCACCGCACTCATTTAACCGAGGTAAAGCAGTTGCTCTTGCTGGATGAAGTTCTCCGTTTTGGGCGGGAAAATTACTTAGAAGAACAGCCTTTTACAGAACAATTATTGCTGTTGCAAAAATGGCAAACGCATTTACCCGAACTCCACCAAATAGTAGGCTGGAATAATC
This region includes:
- a CDS encoding sugar phosphate isomerase/epimerase family protein, giving the protein MSLNVKFGVSTWLWTSPFDSETLALFPKIKSMGYDVVEIPVEDTSLIDAAKLKAALEANGLEGLICGAFGSTRDLTHEDELYQRNSIEYITQCFQISQVIGCSFVSGPMYSAVGKARLVSPEQKKIEWERAVTNLQKVCEIAEQYGQAIALEPINRFETDLINNAEDVMQLIHDINHPAAQVSLDGFHMNIEEPDIEKAILLTGDKLRHVQVSENYRGTPGTGQTRWDAFYRGLSAINYQGTVAIESFTPNVKELAGAVCIWRPLAESQDGFASEGIQFLKKWARGEEKVKQEDGIASALVGR
- a CDS encoding Gfo/Idh/MocA family protein, with protein sequence MTQQKIKVAIVGLGFGAEFIPIYQKHPNAIMYAICQRNEEKLHEIGNAFGIEKRYTDYAELLKDSEVDAVHINTPIQSHAEQSLAALRAGKHVACTVPMATTVEECRQIVEAVKETGKTYMMMETVIYSREFLFVKELYEKGELGKLQFIRASHQQEMAGWPGYWEGLPPMHYATHCVGPVLALPKAQAEYVSCFGSGRIDENLISKYGSPFAIESCHIKLKDSDLSAEVTRSLFNTARQYRESFDVYGSKKSFEWTLIEHEDNVIHTGETPKKVKTPDYAHLLPQEIQSFTQQGVYDSDEHQHLSFIQGSGHGGSHPHLVHEFLTALVEGREPYPNAQQSANITCVGILAHESAMKGGEIMRLPDFTLA
- a CDS encoding DUF3320 domain-containing protein, which encodes MTAVSQVSARLEASRRDLLDLSLRNPLLNYRPLQAKGVEIVNEIPAEVYRLLVLEGKAMTFLPIDSKTANSLLDKMPSSPENGKSAVEPLTLTPAQTDNKLQTRETTPKLENRLLQTYHAARLFVEEQGVNILYLTLGALTWYEAGNNDDARQAPLLLIPVDLTRSSARERFQLRYTGGEVGENLSLIAKMKADFGLQIPELPDTDEVDVTGYFDEVWKEIVGRQGWLINSTAIALGFFSFGKFMMYNDLDTANWSDETSPANHPLLQALLHEDGFQEPAPLISDEDPLDPHLNLAEVRQVVDADSSQTLAILDVNQGRNLVIQGPPGTGKSQTITNLIAEAIGKGKTVLFVAEKMAALEVVKRRLDKVGLGEACLELHSHKTNKKEVTKELARTLDLGKPKVKEQESELNLLVQLRERLNSYCEAVNKPIGQSDLTTYDVYGQLLQLRKQYPQADLPRFALPALLTWSRDEFRRRDALIQELQARLKQLGEPKKLIFWGSQRKQLLPAEENQITQALEGTRQSITALQPNAQQLSIIVMVPLPTNYTETAALSALVHRLLRSPNYAGVPVKSSNWLIQQTELEQLLTAGKSYATIQAQFQDKLLPEAWAATTEALEIRENLMAYGEKWWKFLSGAYRKSKKKLAGLSKTVLPDTTNEQLKLIDAILEANRQLKIIHQHQELGQATFGKQWRSERSDWPHFITIQKWLTEIYQDIASQIIPKAVLDFLAGEPNLTSLQPNLQQLEQHLLNHRTHLTEVKQLLLLDEVLRFGRENYLEEQPFTEQLLLLQKWQTHLPELHQIVGWNNLTLRLQQEGLQEIINRAITWPEAGAYLYPAFRQTWLEALLEQAYTERPALQQFQRAGHEDVIQKFNELDSLMLAYNRAKLALAHWQNLPLHQAGGQLGILRREFEKKARHLPIRQLMAKAGNAIQAIKPVFMMGPLSIANFLPPECLNFDLVIFDEASQVKPVDAFGAILRAKQVVVVGDSKQMPPTSFFDSLVNEEEADEENITTDVESILGLFAAQGAPQRMLRWHYRSRHESLIAVSNQEFYENRLVIFPSPDAGRKEIGLIYRHLPQTFYDRGKTRTNPQEAETVAQAIMQHARTQPELTLGVAAFSMAQMQAIINQLEILRKADPGAEPFFQAHPNEPFFVKNLENVQGDERDVIFVSTGYGRTAEGNLAMNFGPLNGTGGERRLNVLITRARLRCEIFTNLSPDDIDLSRTSSRGVQAFKTFLTYAKNGHLSTGETTINPEVQAAPFEEVVYQALTNLGYQLKPKVGSAGFHVDFAVVDPQQPGHYALGIECDGATYYSARSARDRDRLRQSVLQSLGWNLYHVWSTDWFRNPEAELKRLVSAIEQALGNDSIPKSNGAVVKRKSEEPVITRHTATTQEPNTGLPPYQVANLTIKLGIQELAEVSVTKLADWVWQVVQVESPVHITEVTRRIAEAVNLTKVGPRVKTAIERAIDYGIQQGVMRREKDFLWLPNMAQPPLRDRSQLPASVRDIDLISPAEIKLFIQKTVTESYGLTSDEVAPATAKLMGFSRVTDDIREQIDLMVEELLQAGVFTQQEGHIVRPRR